ATGCTGTGGACAGACTGCTTAACTCGCTTGCGACAAGAGCTCTCTGATAACGTCTTTGCGATGTGGATTCGCCCATTAGTTGCTGAAGAAGTAGAAGGTATACTGCGTCTTTATGCACCTAATCCTTATTGGACGCGTTACATTCAAGAGAACCATTTAGAATTAATTTCTATATTGGCCGAACAGTTATCAGAAGGGCGTGTGCGTCAGGTTGAGATTTTAGTTGATTCTCGTCCTGGTAGTATTTTGTCATCGAGTGAACAGCCAGCAACTACAACGGCTGCTTTACAAACTGCGCCTCAACAAAGCATTAAAGTAAAAAAAGAACCTGATGCTATTTCCAATACACCTACTACTAATAGTGTAGTAAACCCAAAAACGCCGAAAAAGAAGCTATTAAATCCTCAATTTACTTTTTCTTTATTTGTTGAAGGCCGTTCGAACCAGATGGCTGCTGAAACATGTAGAAAAGTGTTAACACAATTAGGTGCTTCACAGCACAACCCTTTATTCTTATATGGTCCGACAGGCTTAGGTAAGACTCACTTGATGCAGGCAGTTGGTAATGCTTTATTACAAGCCAAGCCTAATGCACGGGTGATGTATATGACCTCGGAGAGTTTTGTTCAGGATTTTGTAAGTTCTTTGCAAAAAGGCAAAGTGGAAGAGTTCAAGAAAAATTGCCGTTCTTTAGACTTACTATTGGTTGATGATATTCATCTCTTAGCAGGTAAAGAAGCAAGCCTGGTTGAGTTTTTCTATACATTCAATGCCTTACTTGATGAATCAAAACAAATTATTTTAACCTCAGATCGGTACCCGAAAGAATTGACCGAGTTGGATCCTCGTTTGGTATCTCGCTTTTCTTGGGGTCTTTCTGTAGGTGTTGAGCCTCCAGATATTGAAACTCGTATCGAAATTTTATTGAAGAAAGCTGAAAATAGCGGCGTTGATTTACCTCGAAACTGTGCA
This genomic stretch from Acinetobacter pittii harbors:
- the dnaA gene encoding chromosomal replication initiator protein DnaA, coding for MLWTDCLTRLRQELSDNVFAMWIRPLVAEEVEGILRLYAPNPYWTRYIQENHLELISILAEQLSEGRVRQVEILVDSRPGSILSSSEQPATTTAALQTAPQQSIKVKKEPDAISNTPTTNSVVNPKTPKKKLLNPQFTFSLFVEGRSNQMAAETCRKVLTQLGASQHNPLFLYGPTGLGKTHLMQAVGNALLQAKPNARVMYMTSESFVQDFVSSLQKGKVEEFKKNCRSLDLLLVDDIHLLAGKEASLVEFFYTFNALLDESKQIILTSDRYPKELTELDPRLVSRFSWGLSVGVEPPDIETRIEILLKKAENSGVDLPRNCALFIAQQVVANVRELEGALNKVVAISRFKGAPIDLDVVRESLKDVLAIRARTISVENIQRVVSEYFRIPLKELVGPKRTRIYARPRQLAMGLARELTGDSFPEIGMAFGGRDHSTVMHACEKVVSLREEDPIFDEDYKNLLRLLQS